Proteins encoded by one window of Paenibacillus sp. DCT19:
- a CDS encoding YtpI family protein, translated as MFIEVLKYSLIAIFTLTLVCAAVNSIRSHRSTHSATTGVYRSWTNIWMGAMLIVLALILMFVFSGSTLSIVVEALFLLVGAYNLFAGLRNRSHYARLQQQAEGRSPHPSSPSV; from the coding sequence GTGTTTATTGAAGTACTCAAATACAGCCTTATCGCCATCTTCACACTGACTCTGGTCTGCGCAGCCGTAAATAGTATCCGTTCCCATCGAAGCACACATTCTGCTACCACAGGTGTGTATCGTTCCTGGACAAACATCTGGATGGGTGCAATGCTTATCGTGCTGGCTCTAATCCTCATGTTTGTCTTTAGCGGTTCAACGTTATCCATCGTTGTGGAAGCGCTATTTTTACTGGTGGGTGCATACAATCTGTTTGCCGGTTTACGTAACCGTAGTCACTATGCGCGGCTACAGCAACAGGCAGAAGGCAGATCACCTCATCCATCCAGTCCGTCCGTGTAG
- a CDS encoding YtrH family sporulation protein produces the protein MSTFLSKAILDFFIAFGIVLGGAMIGGIGAVISLQPPTQTMLDISGKIKIWALAAAVGGTIDPMRVIESNFFDGNLSPAVKQILYLISAFMGAHMGTELVKWVCGGGRG, from the coding sequence ATGAGCACATTTTTGTCCAAAGCTATTCTTGATTTCTTTATCGCATTTGGGATCGTACTTGGTGGTGCCATGATTGGAGGCATTGGAGCCGTCATTTCACTTCAGCCGCCTACACAGACGATGCTAGATATTTCAGGCAAAATAAAAATATGGGCGCTCGCAGCGGCAGTCGGAGGTACGATTGATCCCATGCGTGTCATTGAAAGTAATTTCTTTGACGGTAATCTATCACCGGCAGTTAAACAAATTCTGTATCTTATCTCAGCCTTCATGGGCGCTCACATGGGAACCGAGCTTGTGAAGTGGGTATGTGGCGGAGGACGTGGCTGA
- a CDS encoding YheC/YheD family protein produces the protein MSSPVLGIMTLYLNEHRALEERSIYRRMILEGRKRGLDIYVFTPADVHSGGKQIEAMVFHSEKGWSREWRPFPDMIFDRCRIQRNRRFQQLLAFREKYGHLLFLNRPLRNKWTIHQTLSGKPAFREHLPETILFQDMSDVNRMLKSASLIYLKPINGTGGRGILRIERIKGEPNMVLVQGRDQKRRIITPRKVHLSRLGSLLQHWNMKDKYLVQEGINLQLPNGRVHDYRMLVQKNGEGQWELTGCAGRMGAEKSVTSNLHGGGQAVAMNRLMKQWITDEDQRMEINTTAEKFGIDVASFLEDTYGDLCELALDLAIDKSGRIYLLEVNPKPAREVFARIGEREIYQKAITQPLVYALWVYRNKKPGIPRKEGTIITTVKKNTRMRKVRKTR, from the coding sequence GTGTCCTCACCTGTTCTAGGCATTATGACGCTATACCTGAACGAACACCGAGCCTTAGAAGAACGAAGCATATATCGCAGGATGATCCTCGAAGGACGCAAGCGAGGACTCGATATATATGTATTCACACCTGCGGATGTACATTCTGGAGGTAAGCAGATTGAAGCAATGGTTTTTCATTCGGAGAAGGGCTGGTCCAGAGAGTGGCGTCCTTTCCCCGATATGATCTTCGATCGTTGTCGGATACAGCGTAATCGTCGATTTCAGCAGCTTCTTGCTTTTCGCGAAAAATATGGGCATCTCCTGTTTTTGAATCGTCCACTACGAAACAAGTGGACCATTCATCAGACGCTGTCTGGGAAACCCGCTTTTCGCGAGCATCTGCCGGAAACGATTCTGTTCCAAGATATGTCCGACGTGAATCGCATGTTGAAAAGCGCTTCTCTCATATACCTCAAACCGATTAATGGAACCGGTGGGCGTGGTATTCTGCGCATTGAACGAATTAAAGGTGAACCCAATATGGTTCTGGTTCAGGGACGGGATCAGAAAAGGCGGATTATTACACCGCGTAAAGTCCATTTATCTCGGCTTGGCTCCCTGCTCCAGCACTGGAATATGAAAGATAAATATCTGGTTCAAGAAGGTATAAATCTCCAGCTTCCCAACGGGCGTGTACATGATTACCGCATGCTTGTTCAAAAGAACGGCGAGGGTCAGTGGGAACTGACAGGTTGCGCTGGACGAATGGGAGCCGAGAAAAGTGTCACATCTAATCTCCATGGCGGGGGTCAGGCGGTAGCCATGAACCGATTGATGAAGCAATGGATTACGGATGAAGACCAGCGAATGGAGATTAACACAACCGCCGAGAAATTCGGCATTGATGTGGCTTCCTTTCTGGAGGATACGTATGGGGATTTGTGTGAACTGGCGCTAGACTTAGCCATTGATAAAAGTGGACGGATCTATCTGCTTGAGGTGAATCCCAAACCTGCACGCGAGGTATTTGCTCGTATTGGTGAACGCGAAATATATCAAAAGGCCATCACACAGCCTCTGGTTTACGCATTGTGGGTGTACCGCAACAAGAAACCAGGCATCCCTCGAAAAGAAGGTACCATCATAACGACGGTGAAGAAAAATACTCGGATGAGAAAAGTCCGGAAAACCAGATAA
- a CDS encoding YheC/YheD family protein: MSKKKVTIQVTGSGILQDDVIMLGEGVLKALKIPSGRPLQLQFGSFRREVTVIPVPRYDGLRINQTVASQTGLVPRSVLSVSYRSASRTLRLGPFISVLVSQDYPDQPDRPFGSITMFCHELVNACRKQGAYVSFFTPEDIGTTTGQMRGWVYDDGWKKTVLPVADVVNNRLTSRKLENKPSVQHFMKEVKSLYGTQTFNEKFLDKNEVFDALKSITTLKRVMPDSHLLKTSTMLKTMCNRYPVVFLKPVRGSLGKGIIRVSRQNDGSFLTLATSVGGTRKQTYTSLDKLYASLSGKMKTTRYQIQQGLTLIDNSGRPVDFRALVQKNKIGKWSVTSIVARIAGGSHYVSNLARGGSLSTVKEAVAKTALSSAAKASAYAGLHTAALDIAKGIEQAIPAHFGELGIDLALDTSGRVWLLEVNSKPSKNDNTPLSESKIRPSVKAMLEYSSYLAGF; this comes from the coding sequence ATGTCCAAAAAAAAAGTAACGATTCAGGTTACCGGCTCGGGCATCCTGCAGGACGACGTCATCATGCTGGGCGAAGGGGTACTCAAAGCATTAAAGATCCCTTCGGGAAGGCCGCTTCAGTTACAATTCGGCTCTTTCCGCCGTGAAGTTACCGTCATCCCGGTTCCACGCTATGACGGTCTACGCATCAATCAGACGGTAGCCAGCCAAACTGGCCTTGTGCCCCGCTCTGTGCTTAGCGTATCTTATCGTTCCGCCAGTCGTACGCTGCGCCTTGGACCCTTCATCAGTGTGTTAGTGAGCCAGGATTACCCCGATCAGCCTGATCGACCCTTCGGCTCCATCACGATGTTCTGTCATGAACTGGTGAACGCCTGTCGAAAGCAAGGCGCCTATGTATCCTTCTTTACGCCAGAGGATATTGGAACGACCACAGGTCAAATGCGAGGCTGGGTGTACGATGACGGCTGGAAAAAGACCGTTCTGCCTGTAGCAGATGTCGTCAATAACCGGCTGACGTCCCGTAAGCTTGAGAACAAACCTAGCGTACAGCATTTCATGAAAGAAGTAAAATCGCTCTACGGTACACAAACCTTTAATGAAAAATTTCTGGACAAAAATGAAGTGTTCGATGCTCTGAAGTCCATTACAACGCTCAAAAGAGTGATGCCGGATTCTCATCTGCTCAAAACTTCTACCATGCTCAAAACGATGTGCAACCGATATCCCGTCGTTTTCCTGAAGCCTGTTCGCGGATCGCTCGGCAAAGGGATCATTCGAGTTTCCCGCCAGAACGATGGAAGCTTCCTCACTCTAGCTACAAGCGTTGGAGGTACTCGCAAACAGACCTATACTTCACTGGATAAACTGTATGCCAGTCTGTCTGGAAAAATGAAAACAACCCGTTACCAGATCCAGCAGGGATTGACCTTGATCGATAATAGCGGCAGACCTGTAGACTTCCGTGCTCTGGTGCAGAAAAACAAAATAGGCAAATGGAGTGTCACTTCCATTGTTGCTCGCATTGCTGGTGGAAGTCACTATGTCTCCAACCTGGCAAGAGGCGGCAGTCTAAGTACCGTCAAGGAAGCTGTAGCCAAGACGGCATTGTCCAGTGCAGCCAAAGCTTCAGCCTATGCTGGTCTTCACACGGCTGCACTCGATATTGCAAAAGGGATCGAGCAAGCGATTCCTGCGCATTTTGGTGAACTCGGGATTGACCTGGCTCTGGATACCTCAGGACGTGTGTGGCTGCTGGAGGTCAATTCCAAGCCATCCAAAAATGATAATACGCCACTAAGCGAAAGCAAAATCCGTCCTTCGGTCAAAGCGATGTTGGAATATTCAAGCTATCTCGCCGGATTCTGA
- a CDS encoding YlbF family regulator — protein sequence MNIYDKANDLAKALRESSEVEEITSAMKLIEADPEAKRMLDGFRDQQMELQQRMMSGDMPAPEEMEKMEKLFEVLSLNLNIRRLFDAERRLSVIIEDVNKIIADSLGHLYGGSEA from the coding sequence GTGAACATTTATGACAAAGCCAATGACTTGGCAAAAGCCCTGAGAGAAAGTAGTGAGGTGGAGGAAATTACCTCTGCAATGAAGTTGATTGAAGCTGACCCAGAAGCGAAACGTATGTTAGACGGCTTCCGTGACCAGCAAATGGAGCTGCAACAACGTATGATGAGCGGGGATATGCCTGCACCAGAAGAGATGGAGAAAATGGAGAAGCTGTTTGAGGTACTGAGCCTTAACCTGAACATCCGTCGTCTATTCGATGCTGAGCGTCGCCTGAGTGTCATTATTGAGGATGTGAACAAAATTATCGCTGATAGCCTGGGTCACTTGTACGGTGGCTCAGAAGCATAA
- a CDS encoding YheC/YheD family protein, with protein MSLHDDFKPVIAVLTMHDDQRMFRGNHQNFQDIIQTGESMGYVVYIVTVRDLNVAGPTVKGYTYHKGSGKWTSQSFPLPHVLYNRIPNREDERKPSVQRKIAECMESGIELYNPFFFNKWNLFEWLKKSKATQNLIPYTRRMRSASALATVLKSYPYLYLKPESGKAGKGIMMLKFQEKDRLPYRLKVQSSRKSTTYKTATLAKLWARIRRETGHTPYIMQQGIELASSRKRPFDLRVLVQKNSKGQWSVTGVGARLAGSRSITTHVPRGGSVEDPEQLLTELFGEELTTTLMKRVKSTSLMIARQVERGSGHTLGEMSMDLGIDDLGEIWFFEANAKPMKFDEPQIRRRSLERIFHYSAYLARQSKR; from the coding sequence ATGAGCCTTCACGATGATTTTAAACCTGTCATTGCCGTGTTGACGATGCATGATGATCAACGGATGTTCAGGGGGAATCATCAAAATTTTCAAGACATTATACAGACCGGAGAAAGTATGGGTTATGTGGTGTACATCGTGACTGTTCGCGATCTGAATGTGGCTGGCCCTACCGTTAAGGGCTACACCTACCACAAAGGAAGTGGAAAATGGACTTCACAGTCCTTCCCACTTCCGCATGTCCTGTACAATCGTATACCTAACCGGGAAGATGAACGCAAACCGTCGGTACAACGTAAAATCGCTGAATGCATGGAATCCGGAATTGAGTTGTATAATCCTTTTTTCTTCAACAAGTGGAATCTGTTCGAATGGCTCAAAAAGTCGAAAGCCACTCAAAACCTAATTCCATACACTCGCCGTATGCGCAGTGCATCCGCACTTGCTACAGTGCTCAAAAGCTATCCTTATCTGTACTTGAAACCAGAGAGCGGCAAAGCAGGAAAAGGCATCATGATGCTCAAGTTTCAAGAAAAGGATCGGCTCCCTTATCGGCTCAAAGTCCAAAGCTCCAGAAAAAGCACCACATACAAAACAGCTACACTTGCAAAATTATGGGCTCGCATTCGTAGAGAGACGGGTCACACCCCGTACATTATGCAGCAAGGCATTGAACTCGCCTCCTCTCGCAAACGCCCTTTCGACTTACGGGTACTTGTGCAGAAGAATAGTAAAGGTCAATGGAGTGTTACGGGCGTCGGTGCGAGGTTGGCCGGCTCCCGCAGCATCACAACACATGTCCCTCGCGGAGGCAGCGTCGAGGATCCAGAACAACTGCTGACTGAGCTCTTCGGTGAGGAATTAACTACCACGCTGATGAAAAGGGTGAAATCAACCTCACTGATGATTGCTAGGCAAGTTGAACGTGGGTCAGGGCACACCCTTGGTGAGATGTCCATGGATCTTGGGATAGACGATCTTGGTGAAATCTGGTTTTTTGAAGCCAATGCGAAGCCTATGAAATTCGATGAACCACAGATTAGACGGAGGTCACTGGAACGTATTTTTCACTACAGTGCCTATCTTGCCCGTCAGTCCAAACGATAA
- a CDS encoding YheC/YheD family protein translates to MFPWHPPKTMAILVRGEEGTSPFADELFCRRLSLKSPEFNLNIFVLVISSEVTRKLPTHGYVYRHGQWKKAPIPEIHLLMDRCLRPIPKQVRQQLHHLVWSTSGQRARYWSTSLPGKWKVHRALSGEPALRSLLTPTLLLQPGVKWEPWLDRWPSGLFFKPVAGTHGRDTFRLVSEENGRLWSIDGRDSSNVTFSYALHTHQSVRNWVESAMIRHSMIMQPYLNLSHHGHPFDIRALVQKNGNGHWSLTGCMVREGIEGSLTSNLHGGGTAHPVQSYLMDRYGSSHTAILLERIKQAATLIPSLLESRFGRLAELGIDFGADTDGRLWLLEVNSKPGRSAFAMADHPQMHTMTYTEPLAYAHYLLQQHVLTDVYRPTMKMPNTSSKAGLKPIPIHGG, encoded by the coding sequence ATGTTTCCATGGCATCCGCCCAAAACCATGGCGATACTGGTTCGTGGCGAGGAAGGAACCTCTCCCTTCGCAGATGAACTCTTCTGCAGGCGTCTTAGTTTGAAAAGCCCTGAGTTCAATCTCAACATATTTGTTCTCGTCATATCAAGCGAGGTGACACGCAAGCTGCCTACACATGGATATGTGTATCGGCACGGGCAATGGAAGAAAGCCCCTATTCCCGAGATCCATCTGCTAATGGATCGTTGCTTGCGACCTATCCCCAAACAAGTACGCCAACAGCTTCATCATCTTGTATGGTCAACTAGTGGACAGCGAGCGCGTTACTGGTCAACTTCGCTACCTGGCAAATGGAAGGTGCATCGGGCGTTATCCGGTGAACCAGCGCTGCGTTCCTTACTCACACCTACACTCCTCCTACAGCCTGGTGTGAAGTGGGAGCCTTGGTTAGATCGCTGGCCATCAGGGCTGTTCTTCAAACCGGTGGCTGGAACTCACGGACGGGATACATTCCGACTCGTTTCAGAAGAAAACGGCCGTTTATGGAGCATAGATGGTAGAGACTCCAGCAATGTGACGTTTAGCTATGCACTTCATACACATCAATCGGTACGTAACTGGGTCGAATCAGCTATGATCCGCCACAGCATGATTATGCAGCCTTATCTTAATTTAAGCCATCACGGGCATCCATTTGACATTCGCGCCCTAGTACAAAAAAACGGAAACGGACATTGGTCCCTGACCGGATGTATGGTGCGTGAGGGAATTGAAGGATCGCTCACTTCTAATTTGCATGGTGGAGGTACAGCACATCCTGTGCAGTCTTATTTGATGGATCGATACGGTTCATCTCATACCGCTATTTTGCTGGAGAGGATCAAGCAGGCGGCTACTCTAATTCCTTCTCTGCTGGAGAGCCGATTTGGCCGGCTGGCTGAACTTGGCATTGATTTCGGAGCAGACACTGACGGTCGTCTCTGGCTGCTCGAAGTGAATTCCAAACCAGGTCGATCCGCATTTGCAATGGCGGATCATCCGCAGATGCATACAATGACGTATACCGAACCACTTGCCTATGCTCATTATTTGCTGCAACAACATGTTCTCACGGACGTCTACCGTCCAACAATGAAAATGCCGAATACATCCAGCAAAGCTGGCCTGAAACCCATCCCGATTCACGGCGGCTAA
- a CDS encoding DRTGG domain-containing protein, whose amino-acid sequence MDGQEENVTKHEQLLQHIEQLKVGSKISVRGLAKELGVSEGTAYRAVKEAENFGLVVTKERIGTVRIEKRPRGMTEQLTFADVVTIVEGHVLGGSDGLAKPLHKYVIGAMKEQAMARYIDAGSLLIVGNRDNAHSLALEQGAGVLITGGFGTSREVRLLADELGLPIISSRHDTFTVASMINRAIFDRLIKKKIMLVEDIIGQKPRLQVLKVTSVASDFHKLVAETGDHRFPVVDEWNRVIGIVSLKDVSELKEDQSIEKCVVRRPVTASLQTSLASAAQIMTWEGIDFLPIVDRNRKLIASVTRKEVLQAMRDAQKQPQLGETFDHLIWNGFAEERGEQNELMFHGFIIPQMATDLGTISEGVLLNVMTQAGRRAAWDVTGNDHVVDNVTTYFVRPVQIEDQILVRPIILETSRRTCKMDIVITRDGNVVCKAVMTLQSIDHA is encoded by the coding sequence TTGGACGGACAAGAAGAGAATGTAACAAAGCATGAACAACTGCTGCAGCATATCGAACAATTGAAGGTTGGCAGTAAAATATCCGTTCGTGGATTAGCAAAAGAGCTTGGTGTCAGTGAAGGCACAGCATATCGTGCGGTGAAAGAGGCAGAGAACTTCGGATTAGTTGTGACCAAGGAAAGAATCGGAACCGTTCGAATCGAGAAGAGACCTCGGGGCATGACTGAACAGCTTACTTTTGCCGATGTGGTGACAATTGTAGAAGGGCATGTGCTCGGTGGTAGTGACGGACTTGCCAAACCGCTTCATAAATATGTGATTGGTGCGATGAAAGAGCAAGCGATGGCTCGTTATATTGATGCAGGAAGTCTGCTGATTGTCGGAAACCGTGATAATGCACACTCACTTGCGCTTGAGCAGGGAGCCGGTGTATTGATTACCGGGGGCTTCGGAACAAGTCGAGAGGTACGTCTGCTGGCTGATGAGCTTGGGCTACCTATTATCTCCTCCAGACATGATACGTTCACTGTGGCTTCAATGATCAACCGAGCGATCTTTGATCGACTGATCAAGAAAAAAATTATGCTGGTTGAAGATATCATCGGTCAGAAACCACGACTTCAGGTACTTAAGGTGACTAGTGTAGCCTCGGATTTCCACAAGCTGGTTGCAGAGACAGGAGACCATCGCTTTCCCGTGGTGGATGAATGGAACCGTGTCATTGGCATTGTGAGTCTCAAAGATGTGAGCGAACTGAAAGAGGATCAGAGCATTGAAAAATGTGTAGTACGTCGCCCGGTTACGGCCTCATTGCAAACCTCTCTCGCTTCGGCCGCTCAGATCATGACTTGGGAGGGAATTGATTTCTTACCCATCGTGGATCGGAATCGCAAATTAATTGCCTCCGTCACACGCAAGGAAGTCCTTCAGGCGATGCGGGACGCTCAGAAGCAACCCCAGCTTGGGGAGACCTTCGATCATCTGATCTGGAACGGGTTCGCCGAAGAACGTGGAGAGCAGAATGAACTGATGTTTCATGGATTTATTATTCCGCAGATGGCGACGGATCTTGGAACCATCTCAGAAGGGGTTCTCCTCAACGTCATGACACAAGCTGGACGCCGCGCTGCATGGGATGTGACAGGCAACGACCATGTTGTGGATAATGTGACTACTTATTTTGTCAGACCCGTGCAGATTGAGGATCAGATCCTCGTTCGCCCGATTATTTTGGAGACGAGCCGCCGCACCTGCAAAATGGATATTGTGATTACGCGTGATGGAAATGTAGTATGCAAAGCGGTCATGACCCTACAATCGATTGATCATGCATAG